One window of Phycisphaeraceae bacterium genomic DNA carries:
- a CDS encoding thioredoxin family protein — translation MNTHEAPSQSSLPADQLPVDHSRQPDRPRFFRFWRCFWLTFLVVSLGYAWYCFYVPSNNIDWADDYTAAQQLAAQSGKPIILFFSGEWCVPCRIMKRNVWADEQVAEKVNTAFVPVSVDVDDPDAADVITRYRVGATPNTIITDPQGNVLGQQTGGMNKAGFLELLEQAKRL, via the coding sequence ATGAACACTCACGAAGCACCGTCCCAATCATCACTGCCCGCCGATCAACTGCCGGTCGATCATTCACGACAACCCGATCGACCAAGATTCTTCAGATTCTGGCGCTGCTTCTGGCTGACTTTCCTTGTGGTTTCGCTCGGCTACGCCTGGTACTGCTTCTACGTCCCCAGCAACAACATCGATTGGGCCGACGACTACACGGCCGCTCAGCAGCTCGCCGCGCAATCCGGCAAGCCCATCATTCTTTTCTTCTCGGGCGAATGGTGCGTTCCATGTCGGATCATGAAGCGCAACGTCTGGGCTGATGAACAGGTGGCGGAGAAGGTCAATACCGCATTCGTCCCCGTATCAGTTGACGTGGACGATCCAGACGCGGCTGATGTAATCACTCGCTACCGTGTCGGCGCCACCCCGAACACGATCATCACCGATCCTCAAGGGAATGTCTTGGGGCAACAGACCGGGGGAATGAATAAGGCCGGCTTTCTTGAGTTACTCGAGCAGGCGAAGCGACTCTGA
- a CDS encoding PLP-dependent transferase, which translates to MNQLESIGRSDPCISPSTWLIAGGRPTDVGEPLNAPLVPASNFILGSARAYARDDATPAWEALETVVGGLEGGTAVAFASGMAAAASLIGTLGVGASIVLPTDCYAGVGGLVEQGVARRGWKCVRLPVIDTQAWLAQLQTADLIWLESPTNPLLDVADLPRICGSQRKPGSLLVVDNTIATPLNQQPLAMGADAVMHSATKYMGGHSDLLAGVAVAKTPALAHELRKARELSGGTPGTLEMFLALRGLRTMSLRVAASQANALTIARRLSEHRRVHSVRYPGLPSHPAHKLASTFMRGFSGVVTFEVHGDAARADAACRSLKIIRHATSLGAVESTIERRAAVPGQEHLPAGLLRMSVGCEEVEDLWRDLEQALNESRA; encoded by the coding sequence ATGAATCAACTGGAAAGCATTGGCCGCTCAGACCCCTGCATTTCGCCCTCGACTTGGCTCATTGCCGGGGGCCGTCCTACGGACGTCGGAGAGCCTCTCAACGCACCGCTTGTGCCGGCGTCGAACTTCATTCTGGGTTCGGCCCGGGCCTATGCCCGCGACGACGCGACCCCCGCTTGGGAAGCGTTGGAGACCGTGGTCGGAGGTCTTGAAGGCGGCACGGCGGTGGCTTTCGCCTCCGGAATGGCCGCCGCAGCGTCATTGATCGGGACACTCGGCGTGGGAGCGTCGATCGTGTTGCCGACCGACTGCTACGCCGGAGTCGGGGGCTTGGTAGAGCAGGGCGTTGCAAGGCGCGGTTGGAAGTGTGTCCGGTTGCCAGTCATCGATACCCAGGCGTGGCTCGCTCAATTGCAAACAGCAGATCTGATCTGGCTCGAGTCGCCCACCAATCCCTTGCTCGATGTCGCTGATTTGCCCCGTATCTGCGGATCGCAGCGTAAGCCGGGGTCGCTTCTGGTCGTGGACAACACCATCGCGACGCCGCTCAACCAACAACCTCTCGCAATGGGCGCTGACGCGGTCATGCACTCGGCCACCAAGTACATGGGCGGGCACTCAGACCTCTTAGCGGGGGTTGCGGTTGCGAAAACTCCGGCGCTGGCGCATGAACTGCGAAAGGCACGAGAACTGTCCGGCGGGACGCCCGGCACGTTGGAGATGTTCCTCGCTCTTCGCGGGCTCCGCACAATGTCGCTCCGGGTTGCGGCGAGTCAGGCAAACGCGTTGACGATTGCGAGGAGATTGAGCGAGCATCGCCGCGTGCACTCGGTTCGTTATCCCGGGTTGCCGTCGCATCCAGCACACAAGCTCGCTTCAACGTTCATGCGAGGCTTCAGCGGCGTGGTGACTTTCGAGGTCCACGGTGACGCGGCTCGGGCTGATGCCGCGTGCCGATCGCTGAAGATCATCCGACACGCCACGAGTCTTGGCGCGGTGGAATCAACGATCGAACGGCGTGCTGCGGTGCCTGGTCAAGAGCATCTTCCGGCCGGGCTGTTGAGGATGAGCGTTGGCTGCGAAGAGGTGGAAGATCTCTGGCGCGATTTAGAGCAAGCGCTCAACGAATCGCGTGCCTAA
- a CDS encoding SDR family oxidoreductase, which produces MTLQQPARSSRLRDRYGPAAVVTGASSGIGEQFARGLAAEGFDLLLVARRSELLQQLAEELRGKHGVSVHVLAADLADPGSTDTVVTTARKMDVGLLICSAGFGTSGAFIDGNLADECAMVDVNCRSLMALTWHFGKQFADRRRGGIVLMSSLVAFQGVPTAANYAATKAYVQSLAEGLHYELKPLGVHVLASAPGPVHSGFAGRANMQMGMALHPQDVAAATLTALGRRSTVRPGWLSKALEWSLKPLPRWGRVRMMGIVMRGMTRSRAPGNRHTPRVPLRQRMPINLPKPPWR; this is translated from the coding sequence ATGACGTTGCAACAGCCCGCTCGTTCATCTCGTCTCCGAGACCGCTACGGCCCGGCGGCCGTTGTCACTGGGGCGAGTTCCGGGATCGGGGAGCAGTTCGCACGCGGCTTGGCAGCGGAGGGGTTCGATCTGCTCCTTGTCGCTCGCCGAAGCGAGCTGCTCCAGCAACTCGCGGAGGAGCTTCGCGGCAAGCACGGCGTCTCGGTGCATGTGCTCGCGGCCGATCTGGCCGATCCCGGCTCCACGGACACCGTGGTGACCACGGCCCGCAAGATGGATGTCGGGCTCCTGATCTGCTCCGCTGGTTTCGGCACCTCGGGCGCGTTCATCGACGGCAACCTTGCCGACGAATGCGCCATGGTCGATGTCAACTGCCGATCACTGATGGCTCTGACTTGGCACTTTGGAAAGCAGTTCGCCGATCGGCGTCGCGGCGGGATCGTGCTCATGAGTTCGCTCGTCGCCTTCCAAGGCGTGCCCACTGCGGCGAACTACGCGGCGACCAAGGCTTACGTGCAGAGCCTCGCCGAGGGGTTGCACTACGAACTCAAGCCCCTCGGCGTTCACGTCCTTGCCTCCGCACCCGGACCGGTCCACAGTGGCTTTGCTGGCCGCGCGAACATGCAGATGGGTATGGCTTTGCATCCGCAAGACGTTGCCGCGGCGACGCTCACCGCCCTCGGCCGCCGCTCGACAGTGCGACCGGGGTGGTTGTCCAAGGCGCTTGAGTGGTCGCTCAAGCCGTTGCCGCGGTGGGGCCGAGTCCGCATGATGGGTATCGTCATGCGCGGAATGACGCGGTCGCGAGCACCGGGCAACAGGCATACGCCCCGAGTACCTCTGCGGCAGAGGATGCCGATCAATCTCCCGAAACCGCCTTGGCGCTGA
- a CDS encoding efflux transporter outer membrane subunit, with amino-acid sequence MTRSLRHLLMLMSSAILASCSAVGPDYIRPDAEVSLAFRNPAFHASGTHASDRWWETFQDPVLTGLIEDAVHRNQDLRIAVAAVREARAARGIADSRGMPSIDANASYRRLRASENGVLLGPLSQAGLASVETDLYQTGLEASWEIDVFGSVRRENEAATARVQEAHERLADALVAVAAEVGLAYTDLRGTERELAVLRRNIEVQSQTATLVQSQFKTGIASEIDSDQARSQLARTRAQEPLLQAAIDIATYRLAVLTGRMPGELTDALKGSAALVVRGDLVPVGLPSELLLRRPDVRAAERGLHAATADVGVAVAELYPRFFLTGATGFESVSFGDLFNSQSGFFAIGPTIQWPVFRGGALRAQVVAAEARADAQYARYQQSILLAVEDVERSLVEYGQQELRRRQLVESRDAAVSAATLTRRNYDRGIVRFLDVLDAERRALDSDIDLVRSEVEVTRQAIRLYRALGGGWQHSLGALDSEIAVK; translated from the coding sequence ATGACACGCTCACTACGACACTTGCTGATGCTCATGTCGTCCGCAATTCTCGCGTCGTGCAGCGCGGTCGGTCCGGACTACATCCGCCCCGACGCTGAGGTGTCTCTGGCGTTTCGGAACCCGGCGTTCCACGCGTCCGGCACCCACGCATCCGATCGCTGGTGGGAGACGTTCCAGGACCCGGTCCTCACGGGACTCATCGAGGACGCCGTCCATCGCAACCAGGACCTTCGGATCGCCGTCGCAGCCGTTCGTGAGGCGCGAGCGGCGCGTGGCATCGCTGATTCACGTGGGATGCCGTCCATCGACGCGAATGCGAGCTATCGGCGGCTGCGTGCGAGCGAGAATGGAGTGCTCCTCGGCCCCCTCTCGCAGGCCGGCCTCGCGAGTGTTGAGACGGACTTGTACCAGACCGGCCTTGAAGCGAGTTGGGAGATCGATGTCTTTGGTTCGGTGCGCCGCGAGAACGAAGCCGCGACCGCACGGGTCCAAGAGGCCCACGAGCGCCTCGCGGATGCTCTCGTCGCGGTCGCGGCCGAGGTCGGCCTGGCGTACACCGACCTGCGCGGCACCGAACGGGAACTCGCGGTGCTCAGGCGCAACATCGAGGTGCAGTCCCAGACGGCGACGCTGGTCCAGAGTCAGTTCAAGACCGGCATCGCCTCCGAGATCGATTCTGACCAGGCCCGGTCGCAGCTCGCTCGCACCAGGGCGCAGGAGCCGCTGCTCCAAGCCGCCATCGACATTGCGACCTATCGACTCGCCGTCCTCACCGGCAGGATGCCGGGTGAACTCACCGACGCGCTGAAGGGCTCGGCCGCGTTGGTCGTCCGCGGTGACTTGGTTCCAGTCGGGCTTCCGTCCGAGCTGCTTCTGCGTCGCCCGGATGTCAGGGCCGCAGAACGAGGCCTGCACGCGGCCACGGCGGACGTCGGCGTCGCCGTGGCCGAACTCTACCCTCGGTTCTTCCTGACCGGAGCCACCGGCTTTGAAAGCGTGAGCTTCGGTGATCTCTTCAATAGCCAGAGCGGCTTCTTTGCGATTGGCCCGACCATCCAGTGGCCGGTATTCCGTGGCGGAGCGCTGCGGGCACAGGTCGTCGCCGCCGAAGCAAGAGCCGACGCGCAGTACGCCCGGTATCAGCAGTCGATTCTCCTGGCGGTGGAAGACGTTGAGCGGTCACTTGTCGAATACGGTCAGCAGGAGCTACGCCGGCGTCAGCTGGTGGAGTCACGCGACGCCGCCGTGAGCGCCGCGACCCTTACCCGGCGGAATTACGATCGCGGCATCGTGCGGTTCCTCGATGTGCTCGACGCCGAGCGTCGGGCGCTTGATAGCGATATTGACCTGGTGCGATCAGAAGTAGAGGTGACGAGGCAGGCTATCCGTCTATACCGCGCACTCGGCGGCGGCTGGCAGCATTCCCTTGGAGCCCTCGATTCCGAGATCGCGGTCAAGTAG
- a CDS encoding efflux RND transporter permease subunit encodes MRGINLSALAVRERAITLFLILASACAGVYAYLQLGRAEDPSFTIKVLTVTAVWPGATAQEMQDLVAEPLEKRLQELRWYDRVETITRPGLALMTLQLLDKTPPKEVPEQFYQARKKLGDEARKLPQGAIGPFVNDEYSDVSFAIYSVEAPGMPLRKLTRVAEELRQRFLHVPGVKKVDIVGEQQERIFVEMSYSRLTMLGISPADVFSALARQNAVTPAGSVDTDGAQVFVRLDGAYTDIDAIRDTPIVAGQQSFKLSDIAEVTRGYEDPATFVIRHNGEPSLLLSVVMKDGWNGLQLGDALRSESERIASDLPLGVSLKRVTDQAINISSAVNEFMVKFAMAVGVVLLVSLLSLGWRVGIVVVAAIPLTLAAVFVIMMITDRVFDRITLGALIISLGLLVDDAIIAIESMVVKMEEGMDRVRAAAYAWSHTAAPMLAGTLVTVIGFLPVGFARSTAGEYAGNIFWIVGFSLIASWVVAVVFTPYLGVKLLPEIKPVEGGHAGIYATPGHRRLRRLVAWCVRRKYAVAGVVVGMFLLAGGGMAVVKKQFFPNSDRPELLVEVQLPLGTSIETTSDAARKVEAWLSEQTEATIVTSYVGAGAPRFFFSYNPELPDPSFAKIVVLTPSAEARDLLKTRLRQAATDGLAPAARIRATQLVFGPYSPFPVAFRVMGSEPVKLREIARGVAEVMRADPSMRTVNVDWGERVPKLHFVLDQERLQLIGLSPQEAAQQLQFLLSGQTITQVREDIRAVNVVVRSAGSERLDPAQLENFTLTTRHGKPIPLSQIGRVDIQPEDPLIKRRDRTPTITVRGDNVEATQPPDVSSRIWASLAPLRESLPDGYRIEMAGSIEEAQKANSALAPLFPIMLLLMLGVIIVQVRSFSAMWLVMLTGPLGLIGAVPVLLIFHQPFGFNAILGLIGLSGILMRNTLILIGQIHTNQADGLDPYHAVIEATVQRSRPVILTALAAVLAFIPLTHSVFWGSMAYVLIGGTAVGTVLTLVFLPALYAIWFRVRHTEGNQPVHTTPPASQLAETLA; translated from the coding sequence ATGCGCGGCATTAATCTTTCCGCGCTGGCGGTGCGGGAACGCGCGATCACGCTGTTCCTCATCCTCGCCTCGGCGTGTGCGGGCGTCTATGCGTACCTGCAACTCGGACGAGCGGAAGATCCATCCTTTACCATCAAGGTGCTCACGGTGACCGCGGTTTGGCCCGGGGCGACCGCCCAGGAAATGCAGGACCTCGTCGCCGAGCCGCTGGAGAAAAGACTCCAGGAGCTCCGCTGGTATGACCGCGTTGAGACTATCACGCGGCCCGGCCTGGCCCTGATGACGCTGCAACTCCTCGACAAGACTCCTCCGAAGGAAGTCCCCGAACAGTTCTACCAGGCGAGAAAGAAGCTCGGCGATGAAGCGCGCAAGCTGCCGCAGGGCGCGATCGGGCCTTTCGTGAACGATGAGTATTCGGATGTCTCGTTCGCGATCTACTCCGTCGAAGCTCCGGGTATGCCGCTGCGAAAGCTCACCCGCGTGGCCGAAGAGCTCCGCCAGAGATTCCTCCACGTGCCGGGGGTCAAGAAGGTGGACATCGTCGGCGAACAGCAGGAGCGGATATTCGTCGAGATGTCCTATTCGCGTCTGACGATGCTGGGCATCTCGCCCGCGGACGTCTTCTCCGCTCTGGCGCGACAGAACGCGGTAACTCCCGCCGGGTCGGTTGACACAGATGGCGCGCAGGTGTTTGTCCGCCTCGACGGGGCTTATACCGACATCGATGCAATCCGCGACACGCCGATCGTGGCCGGACAGCAGAGCTTCAAGCTGTCGGATATCGCGGAGGTCACGCGGGGCTATGAGGACCCGGCCACGTTCGTCATCCGGCACAATGGGGAGCCGTCTCTGTTGCTGAGTGTCGTGATGAAGGACGGCTGGAACGGGCTGCAGTTGGGCGACGCCCTGCGCTCCGAAAGCGAAAGGATCGCCTCCGACCTGCCATTGGGCGTCAGCCTGAAACGGGTGACTGATCAGGCGATCAACATCAGCTCGGCGGTCAACGAGTTCATGGTCAAGTTCGCCATGGCGGTCGGCGTGGTGCTGCTGGTCAGCCTGCTGAGCCTTGGATGGAGGGTTGGGATCGTCGTCGTGGCGGCAATCCCGCTCACGCTGGCCGCGGTTTTCGTGATCATGATGATCACGGATCGGGTGTTCGACCGGATCACGCTGGGAGCGCTCATCATCTCGCTGGGGCTCCTCGTGGACGATGCCATCATCGCCATCGAATCCATGGTCGTGAAGATGGAGGAGGGAATGGACCGCGTCCGGGCCGCGGCCTATGCCTGGAGCCATACCGCGGCGCCAATGCTCGCCGGGACGCTCGTCACGGTCATCGGCTTCCTGCCGGTGGGGTTCGCACGCTCGACCGCGGGCGAGTACGCCGGCAACATCTTCTGGATTGTCGGATTCTCATTGATCGCATCGTGGGTCGTGGCGGTTGTGTTCACGCCGTATCTTGGCGTGAAGCTCCTCCCCGAAATCAAGCCTGTCGAGGGCGGCCATGCGGGGATCTACGCCACTCCCGGACACCGGCGGCTCCGGCGACTGGTCGCCTGGTGCGTGCGGAGGAAGTACGCGGTCGCAGGAGTTGTCGTGGGGATGTTCCTCCTAGCGGGCGGAGGCATGGCGGTCGTGAAGAAGCAGTTCTTCCCGAACTCGGACCGGCCGGAATTGCTGGTCGAGGTCCAACTTCCCTTGGGCACCAGCATCGAGACCACGAGCGATGCGGCACGCAAGGTCGAAGCGTGGCTGTCCGAGCAAACCGAGGCCACGATCGTGACGTCGTACGTCGGTGCGGGTGCGCCTCGGTTCTTCTTCTCCTATAACCCGGAGCTTCCCGATCCCTCCTTTGCGAAGATCGTCGTATTAACGCCCAGCGCGGAGGCGCGAGATCTCCTGAAAACCCGACTGCGACAGGCGGCGACCGATGGTCTAGCGCCGGCAGCGCGAATCCGCGCCACGCAGCTGGTCTTTGGGCCCTACTCACCCTTCCCCGTTGCGTTCCGCGTGATGGGATCGGAACCCGTCAAACTTCGTGAGATCGCTCGTGGTGTCGCGGAAGTCATGCGCGCAGATCCGAGCATGCGCACGGTGAATGTGGATTGGGGCGAACGCGTACCCAAGTTGCACTTCGTGCTGGATCAGGAACGACTGCAGTTGATCGGGCTTTCACCCCAGGAGGCGGCGCAGCAGTTGCAGTTTCTCCTGAGCGGCCAAACCATCACCCAGGTTCGCGAGGACATTCGGGCGGTGAACGTCGTCGTGAGAAGTGCCGGTTCTGAGCGATTGGACCCGGCGCAGCTTGAGAACTTCACCCTTACGACAAGGCACGGCAAGCCGATTCCGCTCAGCCAGATCGGACGGGTGGACATCCAACCAGAGGACCCGCTCATCAAGCGGCGGGATCGCACTCCCACCATCACCGTGCGCGGCGACAACGTTGAAGCAACCCAGCCACCGGATGTCTCATCCCGGATATGGGCCAGCCTTGCTCCTCTTCGAGAATCGCTTCCGGATGGGTATCGCATCGAGATGGCGGGATCAATCGAGGAGGCGCAGAAGGCAAACTCTGCACTCGCGCCGCTCTTCCCGATCATGCTGCTGCTCATGCTGGGCGTCATCATCGTCCAGGTGCGCTCGTTCTCGGCCATGTGGCTGGTGATGCTGACCGGTCCGCTCGGGCTCATCGGCGCGGTGCCGGTCCTGCTCATCTTCCATCAACCGTTTGGCTTCAACGCCATTCTCGGTCTGATCGGTCTATCGGGCATCCTGATGCGGAACACGCTCATCCTGATCGGCCAGATCCACACCAATCAAGCGGATGGTCTCGATCCCTATCACGCGGTCATTGAGGCCACCGTCCAACGCTCGCGTCCGGTCATCCTGACCGCGCTCGCCGCCGTCCTCGCCTTCATTCCTCTCACGCATTCGGTGTTCTGGGGATCGATGGCCTACGTGCTGATCGGAGGTACCGCCGTTGGCACCGTGCTGACGCTTGTCTTCCTTCCCGCGCTTTACGCCATTTGGTTCCGCGTGAGGCATACCGAGGGGAATCAACCAGTGCACACGACCCCTCCAGCGTCCCAGCTCGCGGAGACCCTCGCATGA
- a CDS encoding efflux RND transporter periplasmic adaptor subunit: MSPGKQLARVGLLAGSLTVALIAHGCSKSPAEDPRLQTPRVQVIAAKAVGTDARTFTGIVGARVQSDLGFRVGGKILERAVDVGQRVQKGQVLLRLDPVDLELALAAQQAKVVAARARYVQAKADEARFAAAVGSGGVSRQGYDAARAELDSSKALLEAAEAEARVSHNSNEYAVLIADADGVIVRTLSEPGQVVVAGQTVIQLAHDGPREAVVNLSEGVRPALGTSAAARLYGQDQVHQARLRQLSDAADPASRTFEARFVLEGEAASAPLGSTVTVEMLTKHDSGNRSVMVPVGAVTDRGSGPGVWIVNGRSEVAFRPVQVASIGKEDIVISRGIEAGEKVIALGAHLLHEGQTVNPEKAVQHARH, translated from the coding sequence ATGAGCCCCGGAAAACAACTGGCGCGGGTTGGTCTGCTTGCAGGATCGTTGACAGTGGCTCTGATAGCACACGGGTGCTCGAAGTCGCCCGCGGAAGATCCACGCTTGCAGACTCCGAGGGTGCAGGTCATCGCGGCGAAGGCGGTTGGCACAGATGCCAGGACGTTCACCGGGATCGTGGGAGCCCGCGTGCAGAGCGACCTGGGCTTCCGCGTTGGGGGCAAGATCCTTGAACGGGCCGTCGATGTTGGACAGCGGGTCCAGAAAGGTCAGGTCCTTCTGCGGCTTGATCCCGTGGACCTCGAACTTGCGCTCGCCGCGCAACAAGCGAAGGTCGTGGCGGCCCGGGCCAGATACGTGCAAGCCAAGGCCGATGAGGCGAGGTTCGCCGCAGCGGTTGGTTCCGGCGGGGTATCGCGTCAGGGGTATGACGCGGCCCGGGCAGAGCTGGATAGTTCAAAGGCACTGCTGGAAGCAGCGGAGGCGGAGGCAAGAGTCAGCCACAACTCCAACGAATATGCCGTTCTCATTGCCGATGCTGACGGCGTGATTGTGCGGACATTGAGCGAACCGGGGCAAGTCGTGGTCGCGGGGCAGACTGTGATCCAGTTGGCGCACGATGGCCCCCGTGAGGCCGTGGTCAATCTGTCCGAAGGTGTGCGCCCCGCTCTCGGGACGAGCGCCGCGGCGCGGTTATATGGGCAGGACCAGGTGCATCAGGCGCGGCTGCGCCAGCTCTCCGATGCGGCGGATCCGGCGAGCCGAACCTTTGAAGCGAGATTTGTGCTCGAAGGCGAAGCCGCTTCGGCTCCGCTCGGCTCCACTGTCACCGTCGAAATGCTCACCAAACACGACTCCGGCAACAGGTCCGTCATGGTTCCCGTCGGGGCGGTAACCGATCGCGGGAGCGGGCCGGGCGTCTGGATCGTGAACGGCAGGTCGGAAGTGGCCTTCCGCCCCGTCCAAGTCGCATCGATCGGCAAGGAGGACATCGTCATCTCCCGCGGGATCGAGGCCGGAGAGAAGGTAATCGCGCTCGGCGCGCACCTTCTGCACGAAGGTCAGACTGTGAACCCTGAGAAGGCGGTGCAGCATGCGCGGCATTAA
- a CDS encoding winged helix-turn-helix transcriptional regulator: MDSNLPSPEQVFRQIPCFCGVLQVAARSVTRLYNEELRGSGIEVTQHAVLMMLKALGPTPLGALGERLAVDKTTISRNVKILERHRWVVTDRGEDARERVVSLTDAGAAALVKARPSWDRAQKRMRAALASGEFDQFRGRFPDVALAAMSA, translated from the coding sequence ATGGACAGCAACCTCCCCAGTCCAGAGCAGGTATTCAGGCAGATCCCATGCTTCTGCGGCGTGCTGCAGGTTGCCGCACGCTCGGTCACGAGGCTCTACAACGAGGAGCTCCGCGGTTCCGGGATTGAAGTCACTCAGCACGCGGTATTGATGATGCTCAAGGCCCTCGGACCAACGCCTCTCGGAGCGCTTGGCGAACGCCTCGCTGTCGACAAGACGACCATCAGCCGGAATGTCAAGATTCTGGAACGGCACAGATGGGTCGTCACGGACCGTGGCGAGGACGCACGCGAGCGAGTGGTTTCGCTCACGGACGCGGGTGCTGCCGCGCTCGTAAAGGCGCGTCCATCTTGGGACCGTGCGCAGAAGCGAATGCGTGCCGCGCTGGCTTCAGGAGAGTTCGACCAGTTTCGTGGACGTTTTCCCGACGTGGCGCTTGCGGCCATGTCGGCGTAG
- a CDS encoding type II secretion system protein, giving the protein MKASSQPNRTPRAFTLLELLVVITIIAILVSLTLATGTKVVSIGRERGTQWALQALDTSVGEYIQANGAIPAATVRDPSPNSTWRVPIIDGGVGKDAANLRAMDSTAWYVYQLQSEGSSALAAIHQIDARLRKTGIAKDSDAQYDESHTGTRTTQILDVWGNPIHYVHPRYGGVHGVGSGVAEDIADVLGTYVPGYGTKSFEIKVFSRDPAPKVLPSGKKIDDYKNDADGGAAPNRRPYFYSAGPDGDPSTTEDNIYTIRPNLPR; this is encoded by the coding sequence ATGAAAGCGTCGAGTCAACCGAACCGAACCCCGCGAGCGTTTACGCTGCTGGAACTGCTCGTGGTCATCACGATCATCGCGATCCTCGTCAGCCTGACACTGGCGACGGGAACGAAAGTCGTCTCCATCGGGCGCGAACGCGGCACACAGTGGGCGCTGCAGGCCCTCGATACTTCCGTCGGCGAATACATCCAAGCCAACGGCGCCATTCCGGCGGCTACGGTTCGCGATCCATCACCGAATTCCACGTGGCGCGTGCCGATTATCGACGGTGGCGTTGGCAAGGACGCGGCGAATCTCAGAGCGATGGATTCGACCGCGTGGTACGTCTATCAGCTTCAATCAGAAGGCAGTTCTGCGCTTGCGGCCATCCACCAGATCGATGCGCGATTGCGAAAAACAGGAATTGCGAAAGATTCCGACGCTCAATACGACGAGAGCCACACCGGCACTCGAACGACACAGATTCTGGATGTCTGGGGAAACCCGATTCACTACGTCCACCCGAGGTACGGCGGCGTGCATGGTGTCGGAAGTGGCGTCGCGGAGGACATCGCCGACGTGCTCGGAACCTATGTGCCCGGTTACGGTACCAAGTCGTTCGAAATCAAGGTGTTCAGCCGCGACCCGGCGCCGAAGGTGCTGCCTTCTGGCAAAAAGATTGACGACTACAAAAACGACGCCGATGGCGGTGCTGCTCCGAACCGGCGACCGTACTTCTACTCCGCCGGGCCCGACGGCGATCCATCGACGACCGAAGACAACATCTACACGATCCGGCCGAACCTGCCGCGCTGA